Proteins co-encoded in one Nitrospira sp. genomic window:
- a CDS encoding SLATT domain-containing protein, whose amino-acid sequence MADEKRVFTPQATEQLLTGWLIHSHKARDRHDEAARKYAKGQFALGIPSLILSTVVGTSVFSAVSEKAPLELWVGILSITAAVLVALQTFMDFGGRSDRHRNAAVKYKASIRLFEESIVQLKQGVVFTKDEISSIRTALDSLEETAPVVMPMIHNNIEKKYQDMKYVSEAISIYSKQ is encoded by the coding sequence ATGGCTGACGAAAAACGCGTGTTTACCCCTCAGGCAACAGAGCAACTCCTCACCGGCTGGCTCATTCATTCCCACAAAGCTCGAGATCGACATGACGAAGCAGCTCGTAAATATGCGAAGGGGCAATTTGCCTTGGGGATTCCTTCACTCATTCTTTCCACAGTTGTTGGAACGTCAGTCTTTTCAGCGGTGTCCGAGAAGGCACCTTTGGAACTGTGGGTAGGCATCCTGAGTATTACTGCTGCAGTGTTAGTAGCGCTACAAACTTTTATGGATTTCGGAGGAAGATCAGATAGACATCGGAACGCAGCTGTCAAGTACAAGGCATCAATCCGTCTGTTCGAGGAATCAATCGTCCAGCTTAAGCAGGGGGTAGTATTTACCAAAGACGAAATCTCATCCATCAGAACTGCTTTAGATAGCCTGGAAGAAACTGCTCCGGTTGTCATGCCGATGATCCACAACAATATAGAGAAGAAATACCAGGACATGAAGTATGTTTCCGAAGCGATCTCGATTTACAGCAAGCAATAG
- a CDS encoding radical SAM protein, protein MASPHVLLLLPPLTQLNTPYPSTAYLTGFLQSRNIAVEQADLGIEMVLRLFSPEGLGHIFRQLHGLERSLPREAIAMMRAEHSYVDMIGPVVAFLQGKLPDLASYLIQPGILPQGPRFRGRKKFARAMSVEDRAKQWATFFLEDLTDLVQATITPHFALSRYAEQIGRSASSFDHIAAALMEPPSVTDEWLLDVFWEHVNRVNPTLIGLSIPFPGNLYGAFRIAQALKQLRPDLPVAIGGGYVNTELRRVTDPRVFDYVDFITLDNGERPLLSLIEHLSGVRPRQSLCRTMYRHNDHVIYADDPSSGDFTMNDIGCPTYRGLTLDRYLTILDSTNPMHRLWSEGHWNKLTVAHGCYWKQCTFCDVGLNYISRYEMTPTERLIQQIEQLVAETGRTGFHFIDEAAPPAALKALALALLERRMSITWWGNIRFETAFSPDLCRLLSASGCIAVTAGLEAASDRLLDNMKKGITVDQTALVAAGFKDAGILIHAYLMYGCPSETIQETVDSLERVRQLVAADLLQSAFWHRFTVTAHSPVGLDPSAHGVRILGPEFRGFAENDLLHHDDHTETPAWLGEGLRRSLLNYLERRGLDLDVRQWFEYEAPRPQVPSTWVGRLLKNRMSDDHSDLERRVVWLGGAVICEPIGKRATLTLASDRKNHIITLRAPEARWLEQLMRDATPQQPCQSYPHMREACQRFPGTESTFNAFLATPSWKKIRAAGLVLV, encoded by the coding sequence ATGGCGTCTCCCCATGTCCTCTTATTGCTCCCCCCTTTGACTCAGCTCAACACCCCTTACCCATCGACTGCCTACCTAACTGGGTTTCTTCAGTCTCGCAATATTGCCGTTGAGCAGGCGGATCTCGGCATCGAGATGGTGCTGCGCCTCTTCAGTCCCGAAGGACTAGGACATATCTTCCGGCAACTGCACGGCCTGGAACGCTCCCTTCCCAGGGAAGCCATCGCCATGATGAGGGCCGAACACTCCTACGTGGACATGATCGGACCGGTCGTCGCTTTTTTACAAGGCAAACTCCCCGACCTTGCTTCGTACTTGATTCAACCTGGAATATTGCCTCAGGGCCCACGATTCCGAGGGCGCAAGAAATTCGCGCGCGCAATGTCAGTGGAGGATAGAGCCAAACAATGGGCGACGTTTTTCCTCGAAGACCTGACCGATTTGGTGCAAGCCACGATTACCCCACACTTCGCCTTGAGCCGCTATGCCGAGCAGATCGGGCGCAGCGCCTCATCGTTTGATCACATCGCCGCTGCCCTGATGGAACCACCGAGTGTGACGGATGAATGGCTGCTAGATGTATTCTGGGAACACGTCAACCGAGTCAACCCCACGCTCATCGGTCTCTCCATACCGTTTCCAGGTAATCTCTATGGGGCATTCCGCATCGCACAGGCACTCAAACAGCTCCGCCCTGATCTGCCGGTAGCCATCGGCGGCGGCTATGTCAACACGGAATTGCGCCGGGTTACTGACCCACGAGTGTTCGACTATGTCGACTTTATTACCCTCGACAACGGTGAACGGCCGCTCCTCTCCTTAATTGAACATCTGTCCGGCGTGCGTCCGCGCCAATCGCTGTGCCGCACGATGTATCGCCACAACGATCATGTGATCTATGCGGATGATCCCTCGTCAGGCGACTTCACGATGAACGACATCGGCTGTCCAACCTATCGAGGCCTGACACTGGATCGCTACCTGACCATTCTGGACAGCACCAACCCCATGCATCGTCTCTGGTCGGAAGGCCATTGGAATAAACTGACCGTGGCACACGGCTGCTATTGGAAGCAATGCACGTTCTGTGATGTGGGACTGAACTACATCAGTCGCTATGAAATGACACCGACAGAACGGCTCATCCAGCAGATCGAACAACTCGTCGCCGAGACGGGACGAACAGGGTTTCACTTTATAGACGAGGCCGCTCCACCTGCCGCACTGAAGGCATTGGCTCTCGCCCTCCTGGAACGACGGATGTCTATTACCTGGTGGGGCAATATCCGGTTCGAGACCGCCTTTTCACCGGACCTGTGCCGCCTTCTCTCCGCCTCTGGGTGCATTGCCGTCACAGCCGGGCTCGAAGCCGCATCAGACCGCCTCTTGGACAACATGAAGAAAGGCATCACCGTTGATCAGACCGCACTGGTCGCTGCCGGGTTCAAGGATGCCGGTATCCTGATCCACGCCTATCTCATGTATGGGTGTCCATCGGAGACGATTCAGGAAACCGTCGATTCACTCGAACGAGTCCGCCAACTTGTCGCAGCAGATCTCCTTCAATCAGCCTTTTGGCATCGCTTCACGGTCACGGCCCACAGCCCAGTGGGGCTGGATCCCTCTGCCCATGGCGTGCGCATTCTCGGGCCTGAATTTCGAGGCTTCGCCGAGAATGACCTTCTGCATCACGATGACCATACGGAAACACCGGCCTGGCTTGGTGAAGGGCTCAGACGATCACTCTTGAACTATCTTGAACGGCGAGGACTCGATCTCGATGTCCGTCAGTGGTTTGAGTATGAGGCCCCTCGCCCTCAGGTACCTTCCACATGGGTCGGACGCTTGCTCAAGAATCGGATGAGCGATGACCATTCAGACTTAGAACGGCGTGTGGTCTGGCTCGGTGGAGCCGTGATTTGTGAACCGATCGGAAAACGCGCAACACTCACCTTGGCGAGTGACCGAAAAAATCACATCATTACGCTCCGAGCACCAGAGGCTCGATGGTTGGAGCAATTAATGAGAGACGCAACCCCGCAACAACCATGTCAGTCCTATCCGCATATGCGTGAGGCTTGCCAACGGTTTCCCGGCACGGAATCGACGTTCAACGCCTTCCTGGCCACCCCTTCGTGGAAAAAGATCCGAGCCGCAGGCCTCGTGCTTGTATAG
- a CDS encoding flagellar biosynthesis protein FlgC, with amino-acid sequence MISAIHTALSGLAAFGKQIEVVAHNVANVNTDGFKKSQTDFVEIPSGGVLPVVEKDDSSGPTVLRDSGGNQTTIKLSNVDLGEEAVQQILAQRSFEANLQTLRAGDALLGSILDIKK; translated from the coding sequence ATGATATCCGCTATACACACGGCACTCTCAGGCCTAGCAGCCTTCGGCAAGCAGATTGAGGTCGTTGCGCACAATGTCGCCAACGTCAATACCGACGGGTTTAAGAAATCCCAAACGGATTTCGTGGAAATACCTAGTGGTGGGGTCCTCCCTGTGGTCGAGAAAGATGACTCCTCCGGCCCAACGGTTCTTCGCGACAGCGGTGGGAATCAAACCACGATCAAGCTCTCGAATGTCGATCTTGGCGAAGAAGCGGTGCAGCAGATCCTAGCTCAACGGAGCTTTGAAGCAAACCTCCAAACCTTACGAGCAGGAGATGCACTACTCGGCAGTATCCTGGACATCAAGAAGTAG
- a CDS encoding response regulator yields the protein MSVYKTPTSDSRSKTRQSHVLVGEDTSLILEAVQDAIFFLDQDNRTLFLNSVAQQLVGQTRDVIGLGFHDLIGCFTSGESEAAQCPFTRMVNTGERVVIPSHFWDREDGTQFELSLSFWPRTQQGVLVGGMVMVRDLTTAMEIQRDVQRAARLAEDAPNPIVEFDATGAMLYANTGMLNVMAQCGLLEAGIEVMFPAVLSAMLQECLTTNSALLRVEHVVAERVIAWSLFPLEELKLIRAYGLDITSDVALRRAKEAAEESTRAKGIFLATMSHELRTPMNGVLGCTQLLKDTSLTDQQRELIETMHRSADALLTLVNDILDFSKIEAGKMTLEVADVNLRSLICDVTTLTEGMASKKGLTVSVQIDPDVPEEFRGDPIRLRQILFNLVGNAIKFTERGWVTVTVSLKRERTEGSDSVVLQWRIQDTGIGMTPEQQVRLFQAYAQADASTTRKFGGTGLGLMICHQLVQLMGGAITVESSIGHGSTFAYTTNLLPSIHRDTSASSLGPDQGSMGEQVGPLRVLVADDNEINQVVACKFLQKLGCHVEIARTGREAVEAITRTVYDVVLMDCEMPEMDGYEATREVRRREEGTPSHLPIMALTGHTSAEEAQKCLQAGMDRILTKPVTLTALRTSLHDLSHNADS from the coding sequence ATGTCTGTCTATAAGACCCCAACCTCTGATTCCAGATCCAAGACTCGGCAATCACATGTCTTGGTGGGAGAGGATACTAGCCTGATTCTGGAAGCCGTTCAGGATGCCATCTTCTTCTTGGATCAGGACAATCGAACTCTATTTCTGAATTCTGTGGCCCAGCAACTTGTTGGGCAAACACGCGATGTGATTGGACTGGGGTTTCACGATCTTATTGGATGCTTCACATCAGGCGAGAGTGAGGCGGCCCAGTGTCCATTCACTCGGATGGTGAATACCGGCGAGCGTGTCGTGATCCCTTCTCACTTTTGGGATCGAGAGGATGGTACTCAGTTTGAGCTCTCGCTCTCGTTCTGGCCCAGAACCCAACAGGGCGTGCTAGTCGGTGGCATGGTCATGGTCCGTGATTTGACCACTGCCATGGAGATTCAGAGAGATGTACAACGCGCCGCACGGCTGGCTGAGGATGCGCCGAATCCTATTGTGGAGTTTGATGCGACGGGTGCCATGCTGTATGCCAACACCGGCATGCTCAATGTAATGGCTCAATGCGGGCTACTCGAAGCCGGGATTGAAGTGATGTTTCCAGCTGTACTATCGGCCATGTTGCAAGAATGTCTCACGACCAATTCCGCTCTATTGCGGGTTGAACATGTCGTGGCTGAACGGGTTATCGCCTGGTCGCTTTTCCCCCTGGAGGAATTGAAACTTATTCGTGCCTATGGGCTTGATATCACGTCTGATGTGGCCTTGCGTCGAGCGAAAGAAGCAGCTGAAGAGTCGACGCGGGCAAAGGGTATCTTTCTGGCCACGATGAGCCATGAGCTTCGAACTCCGATGAACGGAGTACTGGGGTGCACACAGCTCCTTAAAGACACATCATTGACCGACCAGCAGCGGGAGCTCATCGAGACGATGCATCGCTCCGCGGATGCGTTACTGACGCTGGTGAACGACATTCTCGATTTTTCAAAAATTGAAGCCGGCAAGATGACGTTGGAAGTGGCCGATGTGAACCTGCGATCACTGATCTGTGACGTGACAACCTTAACGGAGGGGATGGCCTCCAAGAAAGGTCTCACCGTTTCAGTGCAGATCGATCCTGATGTACCAGAGGAGTTCCGCGGGGATCCGATCAGGTTGAGACAGATCCTTTTCAATCTTGTTGGGAATGCGATTAAGTTTACCGAACGAGGATGGGTGACGGTCACAGTCTCCTTGAAACGGGAACGGACGGAGGGATCGGACTCAGTCGTTCTGCAGTGGCGCATTCAGGATACCGGTATTGGGATGACGCCTGAACAGCAGGTACGCCTCTTTCAGGCCTATGCACAAGCCGATGCATCGACTACAAGAAAATTTGGTGGAACCGGACTTGGTCTCATGATCTGTCATCAGCTTGTCCAGCTGATGGGCGGTGCCATTACGGTCGAGAGCTCGATTGGCCATGGCAGTACATTTGCTTATACCACTAATCTTTTGCCCTCGATACATCGGGATACCTCCGCATCTTCTTTGGGACCGGATCAAGGCAGTATGGGAGAACAGGTTGGACCTCTGCGAGTACTGGTTGCGGATGATAATGAGATCAATCAAGTGGTGGCCTGTAAATTTTTGCAGAAACTCGGTTGTCATGTCGAAATTGCCCGCACGGGCCGTGAAGCAGTGGAAGCAATCACTCGAACAGTGTATGACGTCGTCCTGATGGATTGTGAGATGCCGGAGATGGATGGGTATGAAGCCACGCGAGAAGTTCGTCGTCGTGAGGAAGGGACACCGAGCCATCTGCCCATCATGGCCCTCACGGGGCACACCTCCGCTGAAGAAGCACAGAAGTGTCTCCAGGCCGGTATGGATAGGATTCTGACGAAGCCTGTGACGCTGACCGCACTCCGAACGAGTCTTCACGACCTATCGCACAACGCGGACTCCTGA
- a CDS encoding transketolase yields the protein MAALALSPELLNALHNKATQLRINSVRATSEAGSGHPSSCASAADIVAALFFSVMRYDPQNPKALNSDRFILSKGHAAPLLYAAWAEAGLFPTSDLLKLRTLTSDLEGHPTPRLPFVDMATGSLGQGLSVGVGIALNAKFVDKLDHRTYVLMGDGESVEGSVWEAAEVGRQHGLDNLCAIVDINRLGQSDPTMLQHDMDAYRSRWAGFGWHAMVVNGHDLSALLKAFDEAARTKGRPTVLLAQTFKGKGISFMEDRPDWHGKPLKKGEETQKAIDELTKQLSPNGAAVQIHTPSAPSAAPVTIGTIPPPPYKIGDAVATREAFGAALEALGSVNPLVVALDADVKNSTYTDKFGKKFPNRFFENFIAEQNMVGAAAGLAACGKIPFAATFACFFSRAYDFIRMAAISGSNIKLVGTHVGVSIGEDGPSQMGLEDIAMMAVQPNMTVLYPSDGNSTYRLLEAAAQHKGMVYVRAGRPKTTVIYGQDERFHIGGSKIIRESASDVLTIVAAGVTLFEALKAHDQLKVAGIAVRVIDLYSIAPIDRTTLVESGRATQRQILTVEDHYAHGGLGDAVLSAVSTEGIAVHKLAVREIPHSGKPEELVDHYGIGVRSIVEAAKRITK from the coding sequence ATGGCCGCTTTAGCTCTTTCGCCTGAATTACTCAACGCCTTACACAACAAGGCAACCCAACTCCGCATCAACAGTGTGCGAGCCACCAGTGAGGCTGGCAGCGGCCACCCTTCGAGCTGTGCTTCAGCTGCCGATATCGTGGCCGCCTTGTTTTTCTCCGTCATGCGCTACGATCCTCAGAATCCTAAAGCACTCAACAGCGATCGCTTCATCCTCTCAAAAGGACATGCGGCTCCACTACTCTATGCCGCGTGGGCTGAAGCCGGGCTCTTTCCGACAAGCGATCTCTTAAAGTTACGTACCCTCACGTCTGACCTCGAAGGACATCCCACGCCCCGCTTGCCATTTGTTGATATGGCCACCGGCTCACTAGGACAAGGACTTTCGGTTGGGGTCGGTATTGCCTTGAATGCCAAGTTCGTCGACAAGCTGGATCACCGCACCTATGTGTTGATGGGAGACGGTGAATCTGTCGAAGGCTCGGTGTGGGAAGCGGCCGAGGTCGGACGGCAGCACGGGTTAGATAATCTCTGCGCTATTGTCGATATCAATCGGCTTGGCCAGAGCGATCCCACGATGTTGCAGCACGATATGGACGCATACCGTTCCCGCTGGGCCGGATTCGGTTGGCATGCGATGGTCGTCAATGGTCATGATCTCTCAGCGCTCCTGAAGGCCTTCGATGAGGCCGCTCGCACCAAAGGACGGCCCACCGTGTTACTCGCCCAAACATTTAAGGGCAAGGGTATTTCGTTCATGGAAGACAGACCAGACTGGCACGGTAAACCGCTGAAGAAAGGCGAAGAAACTCAGAAGGCGATTGATGAGCTCACCAAACAATTGAGTCCGAACGGTGCCGCCGTTCAGATCCACACACCTTCCGCTCCAAGCGCCGCTCCCGTCACCATCGGCACGATCCCGCCACCGCCTTACAAAATCGGCGATGCCGTCGCCACACGTGAGGCCTTTGGTGCGGCACTGGAAGCCTTAGGATCGGTCAACCCCCTGGTCGTTGCGCTGGATGCCGATGTCAAGAACTCAACCTATACGGACAAGTTCGGCAAGAAATTCCCCAATCGGTTTTTCGAGAATTTCATTGCAGAACAGAACATGGTCGGAGCCGCTGCCGGTCTGGCTGCATGCGGCAAGATCCCTTTTGCCGCCACCTTTGCCTGCTTTTTCAGCCGTGCGTACGATTTCATTCGCATGGCCGCCATCAGCGGCTCAAATATCAAACTCGTCGGCACACACGTCGGCGTGAGCATCGGCGAAGACGGCCCGTCACAAATGGGGCTTGAAGACATCGCGATGATGGCCGTGCAACCGAACATGACGGTGCTCTATCCCTCGGATGGCAACTCGACCTATCGGTTACTCGAAGCCGCCGCGCAACACAAAGGGATGGTCTATGTCCGTGCGGGAAGGCCGAAAACCACGGTGATTTATGGACAGGATGAACGATTCCACATCGGTGGCAGCAAAATCATCCGGGAGAGCGCATCAGATGTTCTCACCATTGTAGCCGCAGGCGTCACACTGTTTGAAGCGCTCAAAGCCCATGATCAACTCAAAGTAGCTGGGATTGCCGTCCGTGTCATCGATCTCTATAGTATTGCACCCATTGATCGAACCACCTTAGTAGAGAGTGGCCGCGCAACCCAACGCCAAATCCTCACGGTAGAAGATCACTATGCCCATGGAGGCCTTGGTGATGCGGTCCTCAGCGCGGTCAGCACCGAAGGCATCGCCGTCCACAAACTCGCCGTTCGAGAAATTCCCCACAGCGGGAAACCCGAAGAGCTCGTGGATCACTACGGGATCGGCGTGCGATCCATTGTCGAGGCAGCGAAGCGGATCACCAAGTAA
- a CDS encoding fibronectin type III domain-containing protein, translated as MQRPKRSIIQVLRNLTIALVSLLSLSTIVLPLAGCSDNGQGGPSISSLSTPTDNQPSEKTEADTPSTETAANEQDDPTISEAPTEIEPFPGEIAEPNPEPLVAGPEGEGVPLNPTDATARLTWAVNPDPTVTGYHVYYGKESSGEPGSCSYEASQSVEAPPAIITGLEPNTPYFFAISAFGGEEGEAESPCSNEVLMISSPAQG; from the coding sequence ATGCAAAGACCGAAACGTTCGATTATCCAGGTTCTCCGAAATCTCACTATCGCATTGGTCTCCTTGTTATCTTTGAGCACCATCGTTCTCCCACTTGCCGGGTGTAGCGACAACGGACAGGGTGGACCGAGCATTTCCTCTCTCTCTACACCGACGGACAATCAACCGAGTGAGAAGACAGAGGCCGACACTCCCTCTACAGAGACCGCTGCAAATGAACAGGACGATCCGACGATTTCTGAAGCACCTACAGAAATCGAACCCTTCCCGGGCGAGATTGCAGAGCCAAATCCTGAACCTCTTGTGGCAGGCCCTGAGGGAGAAGGCGTACCCTTGAATCCAACCGATGCCACCGCGCGATTGACCTGGGCTGTAAACCCTGATCCCACAGTAACCGGTTACCATGTCTATTATGGGAAGGAATCTTCCGGAGAACCAGGCTCATGCTCCTATGAGGCAAGTCAATCAGTCGAGGCTCCACCAGCTATTATTACTGGGCTCGAGCCAAATACGCCCTATTTCTTTGCCATTAGTGCTTTTGGAGGCGAAGAAGGCGAAGCAGAAAGTCCCTGCTCAAATGAGGTCCTCATGATCTCATCTCCAGCCCAAGGCTAA
- a CDS encoding sulfite exporter TauE/SafE family protein, producing MDVIVLVLITFVAATANGALGYGFSSITVPVALLFFTNRILNPALVLIELVINAYVLFINRKSIPNVFWRVAPILGGLAVGVGIGSYLLFLVQPAWIKFVTYLFLLPLILLQAAGIRKPIRAEKAIGVPFGVGLGTLYSLTTISGPPLALLFNNQGYPKQDFRAALGIIRLTESSLTAIAYGFIGFYSAGSMEIIPYIVPSVIIGIPLGTYLIRLMDPETFRRICMAFDGLIVGFGLSRVLVELDLVSTLTTYSILSIVVLINGYLLFRFFRDRPDPRLIPS from the coding sequence TCTTGTCCTCATTACATTTGTTGCTGCCACAGCGAACGGCGCGTTGGGGTACGGTTTCTCCTCCATTACGGTTCCTGTCGCCCTCTTGTTTTTCACCAATCGCATTTTGAACCCAGCCCTCGTACTTATCGAACTCGTCATCAACGCGTATGTTCTCTTCATCAATCGGAAGAGCATCCCCAATGTCTTCTGGCGCGTTGCCCCAATTCTTGGTGGCCTGGCGGTCGGAGTGGGTATTGGCAGCTATCTTCTCTTTTTGGTGCAGCCAGCCTGGATTAAATTCGTCACCTATCTTTTTCTGCTGCCCTTGATTCTTCTCCAGGCAGCGGGCATCCGGAAACCAATTCGTGCTGAAAAAGCTATCGGCGTACCATTTGGGGTGGGGCTCGGTACCCTTTATTCCCTGACGACAATTTCCGGCCCCCCCTTGGCTCTCCTCTTTAACAATCAAGGCTATCCAAAACAAGACTTCCGTGCGGCATTGGGGATCATTCGCCTGACAGAGTCTTCACTCACAGCCATTGCTTACGGGTTTATCGGTTTCTACAGCGCTGGTAGCATGGAAATTATTCCCTATATCGTTCCCAGCGTCATTATCGGAATTCCTCTCGGTACCTATCTGATCCGTTTGATGGATCCTGAAACCTTCCGGCGCATTTGCATGGCATTCGACGGGCTGATAGTAGGATTTGGTCTGTCTCGAGTGTTAGTTGAGTTAGATCTTGTGTCCACCCTAACAACCTACAGCATCTTGTCGATCGTAGTCCTGATAAACGGCTACCTGCTGTTTCGATTTTTCCGAGATCGCCCAGATCCCCGACTGATCCCTTCTTAA